ATATGCAATGTAACTATAAATGTTCTCATTCAGGGATACTCAAACTTCATTCAGCCTGCCCGGGCCCACTCCGcccaggtgggggggcggggggagagccaaagccccaccaccctggacCAAAGCCaaaggacttcagccccaggcacagggcctgtaacttgagacctaccacccagggctgaagcccttgggcttcagctttggccccaggcagtggggctcgggcttcagccctgggccacagcaagtctaagccacccctggtgaccccattaaaatgggatcacgacccactttggggtcctgacccacagtttgagaaccactgttctcaTTCATATGCACGTCTAATTTTGAATCCTACTAAATTATTGGCTTCAATAGTAGAtaatggcaatgaattccactgcTTAATTATGTGtataaaaagtattttctttaatCACTTTTAAACTTGCTATTTTTCAGATTCATCAAGGATGTATCTGCACTAGGGAAAttttcaaaactattttaaaGCCAGTTCTGCTATACTGACTTTAGAACTGGCTAAAGGCACACTATTCACCAAGTTTTAGGCAGTTTAGAATGGCCACACTTGTTCTTCTGAACCAGTTCCCAAAATCACTTTAAACTCCAAGAATTCAAGAAAGATGGTCACTGAGCTGATGAGTTTGCAACTGAATTACTTTTGGTCACTATACAGAAGATGTAGCAGTTGTCCACAGCGGTACCActaaaacagtggctctcaaccagtaaatagtctggggatgaaggccctggggcagagctgtaATTAGATATTTTAGTGCCCAGggcaagcaagcatatttgcacTCCCTACCAGAGGTGATGTGGGAGTGGACCATGTGGAGTCAtgttcccccacctcccagatTTTTTGGTTGCGCCCCTCAACACAGACaagctgggtggcctgctgaggtgagtcgggATGGAGGTGGCGCACCCTCCCCGATATCTGCTGTGTGGGGCTGACCCGAGCTGCCCTCACAGCTTTGTGCCGTGGGCAGCTGCCCCGCTCTTGCTACGGTCATGCCCTGGGGTGGTTTTGGTCATATCCTACCCCTGGGGGAGGCTGGATCCTGCTGAACACTTAACCCACAGTGGTGGCTGCTTCTGTGGGGGTGTCTGGGCTTGACTCTCTGCTCTGGCCGTTGCAAACTCCAGGGTTGCAGCCCTGCTCAGGTTTAGCCCCATGACCCCAGCTGTACCAAATTTGTACGAGTTGCGTTGTGACCTAGCTCATGTGATTGCAGTACGGTTCACTCAAATTTGTTCTAACCAGACTTCCGTCAtgacagctgggccaaacctgagtggcactggaACCCGAGGTTGCAGTGCCTAGAGCAGGGAGGCAAGTCCAACCAGCCCTGTGGGATGGCTGCCACatgaccctttgaaacattctagcaacccaattttgggtccctACTcatgggttgagaaaccctgcaataaaacaaacaacaacaagtGACCTACCTAAGGCTTAATGCATCTGTGAGGGGAACACGGGAGCACTGCCTGGACGGATGGATATTCAGGCACCTTCTGGACTTTCTTCTTCAAGTTCGTGGTGGGCAGAAGATATTACCCATCTGTCCAGGAAGATTAACGGTTttggaaggagaaaaaaaggaaGCAGGGTAAAAGCAGGGGGAGGCAAAGACTCTAAACCAACCCTCCCAGTCTACTGTGCAGGAAGGCCTGTCCTTTCTCCAgttgtctctctctgtcttcaaGCCGCTCCAGCTGCTGGTTCTTGCGGAACTCACGCCGGATCGAGGCGAGGTAGAAATCACGGTCGGTGTAGCGTAGACCACGGCCCTGGCGCAGCAGAGCGCGATAGAGGTTCAGCACTGCCTCACGGGACCACGCTGCCATGGGGGACAGATGCAGGAGAAGGCAAACTGAAGAAAAATGGATGAGTGAAAGTCAACATTTGTTTCCCAGTTGTGTTTCACTATCTCCCCCCTGCAAGTCTCCCTGATACTTTCTTCACAAGCCACTAGGAAAGGGGAACCTAGGGGGATGGATTTCCACCAGAGAAGGAGAGGGAAACTTAGTGCAGAGGAAAAGATCCCCACGGGGGGGCAGAGAACAACCTCACCCTATCTGCCAGCAAAGCAGAAAGAGGCAATAACACAAAACAGAGACACTGTAAAATCCCCCTAAGCACGACACTAACCCCCCCGCACCGAGACTCCCTGTCTCGCCCGGGCTTCCCCTGCCAGGCTCTGTAAGGAGGCGGGCGGACCCCTGTGCGGGCTGAGGAAGGGCCCCGGGGAGCAGCGCAGGGCGGGATCCCTTGGGCGGATGAATCCGCTGGAAAagggtttggggggaggagggggccgggctcgctgcgggggggagggagggggatgggcctgGCCCGGGACCCCGCTCCCTCACACTCACCCGGGAAGCGGGAGCTGTTTCTCGGTCCCTCACTGTCGCCTGGTCCCGCTTCTGGGCGTCAGCaccacccacccccccagcaccgcttCCCCGGGGTCACCCAGCAACATGGCCGCTTCGCTTCCGGGGCGCGACCCCTGGCGGCCAACCAGCGAGAGCGAGCGGGAGCATAGATTGTACGCGCCGGGAGGGCGAACTTCCGCTCGTCGCGGCGCGAGGCAGGGAAGGGCGCTCAGGGCTGCCCCCATCAGATCGGCGGTGCTGTATGGAACGCGAGCTGGGACAGCTTGGAATCCCTCCTTAGTCCTTCCCCTCCGGCCGTGGGACGTGGCAGAGCCCAGACCTGTCCTGAGTGGCGTGGCACGTCACTGGCGCGTGGGCAAGCCCTAGCGGGAAGCGAAGAGCTCACGCGCGCGCACCTCCCTGCAGATCTCATTGGGCTGAGCTGGGCTGTCAGGCTCAGACCTTATTGTCACTTCCTATGTATTGATTTAGTGTCTCCTACTCTACACTGGAAGAGCGCCAGTCCAgttctctgcctgccctggatCATTTTTGTGACGTGCCCTGTATAAACAAACAGACTCATTAATTACCCTAAGATCAAATCAGATAGTACAACAAATTGATTAGCAAATTCTTAAGATTCAGATCCTTTATAATTTGGTGTTTGTTGAGGTGTGGGTGGGGTGCTGGTAGGGTGCCATAAATTTGCATGTGGATTTAGTTTTTGATCCTCTAATGCTTTGTGGTTAAGGAAGGGAGTGTTTGTTGCTTTGGTGGTTAAGATGGCAGCAAAAGGTCAACGTTCTTTTTTTGTATGTTCTGTTCTGAAATTACTCTTGGGCAAGTCCCAATGTGCGCAATATGTGCTTTCAAAACTGCAGCTGTTGAAGTCTTGCTCTAGCTTGTGTTGAAAaaagtgcagttctgctctgaaaagtgactttgtacAAATTGTGTGAGAGGGCTCCATGTTTATTGTCTCTCTTTGGATCCAATATAAATATATGCTTAGTTtataataaagatttttttaaattgcctttgCCTCCCCTTTTTCCCTTATTTtgaatatgaatatatatataatataaagattatttgcttccttttatttttttttcttgcttttttaaatattagaaatATCAGTAACTAAGtcagggttggttggttggtttgttttcacTGGAGAACTCCTGGGGGTTCCCAGATATGCTTATTGTGAACTCTCAAACCTTAACTGAAAGGCTAGGAGTGTTGACACTTTTACAAAATAATCCTTTCAGCCAAATGTTTGATCGGCATTAGAGGTAAATATCTGTAATTTTAAACAGTCTGACTTTAAAACCATTCCCCCTCTCAGCCTGTTATCTTTTGTAATGTCAGAACTTCACTAGTTCTCCAGGTACCtatggctctgtctacactagggaaattTTGCAAGCCATTCCTAACACTGATTCAGCTCCACCGGTGTTAGCAATGTTGGGAGCCCTAGTGTCCACAAGCCAGTAGCTGCCATTACTGTTTTAAGCACTATGTTGATTAGACCTGCTCATCAAGTGAAAGTCACAATTAACAGCTCTTTCTGTAGTTCTGTCTAGAAACATACTTCCCATTTAAACCTTCCCATTGAACAAAACActcaatttaatatttttctttaaatgcttCTAGAATATTCCTATACTTTACATATACAAATACAGAAAATATGGCTTCACGTTCAACAGCAACCCTACATTTGCTACACCAaaatgctgctgtagtgtagatgaggcTCCAGAGTTCATGTCCCAAATGGCTTTTTGTATTCCTTTCACACAGATTGCTTCTGAAAGCAGAGCACTCTCTACCCCTGTACAGTAGGGGAAggaaaagttaaacaaaaaaaatttagcaacaatcttttccatctctctaaATGCATGCAaataccccaccccccaccactgcTTTACTTATGTGCATAAGGCTTTGACTCAGCAACGCATGTAGGCACTTTCTTAAGTCTCATTGTCTTCAGTAGGCCTTAAGCATGCATTTAAGTACTTGGCTGAAGTGGGACCTATGTGCACCGCTGCCCTCTACTGAATATAGATCTGGGCAAGTAAGCGAGAGTGTTCTCTGTGTGATTTCAGGTTGTCCTTTATTGGCTGGCTCACCATGGACATGAGTCCTGAAAAGGTCACTCATGGAAAGTCTCTTCTAGCTCACAAGGTAGAGGCctgtgctttttggagcagcagGTCTTGAGTTGTATTTTAGGGATTGTTAAAACTCTGTTCTCTAAACATAATAAAAAaacatataattaaaaaataagtcATATATACATCCACATAATGTTCTTAAAGTAATAGATAAATTAAAATGGCATAGGGTTATAATAAAATACCTTATACTAGaggtaataaaaatatacaagaGAACTTTTGACCCAATCAAATCTAATTTGTCAAACTGTCATGCTAAATTTCCATTAGCCTAAAATATTATACTGtacatttgtttctttttcttttcccctgttAAGGTGGGAAGATTGTTGGACCTCATGATGATCGTTTACTTTAAATTCAATCCATATTAAGATTTATAAGTAACAGGATAGAAGATAATGTTGAAAATTTAATCAATACTATGCTCACTGTGGTTACTCTGAATGGAGATAGCAGGAATAGAAAGTGGACAGTGAAAATGCTCAGATATATAAAAAGACTTCCACAGgaggagaaattgaaaaaattgagACTGTTTGTAGAGaagagacaaataagaggggagATGACAGAGGTATGCAGAATGATTAATGGTATAAAGAAGGTAAATTATGTGCTCATAGTAATCCTCTCTCAACAGGGAGACTTCATTGAAACTGGAAAGCAACCTGATAAAAGGGTTTTACAAAAGGCATAATTCTCTTATTTGGTTCTATTCAATGTCTCCATAAATGATTTGAATAATGGCAATGAGAGTACacttaaagtttgtggacaatactaagctgggaggggttgcaagcattttggaggtcaggattagaattcaaaatgatcttgacaaacttgAGAAATGGTCTGGAATAAACAGGATTAaaatcaataaggacaaatgcaaaatactacacttaagaaggaataCTCAGTCacacaaatgggaaatgacagcctaggaaggagtgctgcagaaaaggatctggaggtgatagtggaccacaaactaagtATGAATCAACAatataatactgttgcaaaaaaaccccaaaacatcgttttgggatgtattagcaggagtgttgtaagcaagacacaagaaataattcctccactctactcagcacgaatgaggcctcagttggaatattgtgtccagttctgggcgccacacttcaggaaagatgtggacaaattggagaaagtccagaggagagcaacaaaaattgataaaggcctagaaaacatgacctacaaggaaggattaaaaaattgggtttgtttagtctggagaaaaaaaCACAACGGGGAGATGATAATCTTCAAGTACATAgaaggctgttataaaaaggagggtgataaattgtgcTCCTTA
The Emys orbicularis isolate rEmyOrb1 chromosome 1, rEmyOrb1.hap1, whole genome shotgun sequence DNA segment above includes these coding regions:
- the LOC135877654 gene encoding mitochondrial ribosome and complex I assembly factor AltMIEF1 — its product is MAAWSREAVLNLYRALLRQGRGLRYTDRDFYLASIRREFRKNQQLERLEDRERQLEKGQAFLHSRLGGLV